The nucleotide sequence GCCCGCGAGGCTCAGCCAGGTCAGCTTCGCGAGGTCCTGGAGCGCCTTCGCCTCGCCGTCGCTCAGCCACGTCGCGCCCAGGTCCAGCGTCGTGAGCCGCGCGAGCCCCTGGAGGGCCGGAAGGCCCGAGCCGCTGATGGGCGTGCCCGAGACGTGGATGGCCTCCAGCTCCGGCAGGGCCGCGAGCCGGCCCAGTCCCAGGTCCGTGAGGAGCGTCCGCGCGGCGCGCAGGGATTGGAGATGCGGGAAGGCCTGGAGTGCGGGGACCCACTCGTCGCTGAAGCCGGTCCGGCTCAGGTCCAGGTGACGGAGCGCCGGGCGCGGACCCAGGTGCTTCAGCGCATCCACGCCGATGGGCGTGGCGCCAAGGTCCAGCCGGGAGAGCTGCTGGAGCGGAGCCAGCACCACGAGCGCCGCGTCCTCCACCTGAAGTCCCGACAGCCCGAGGACCTCGAGTACTCCCAGGTCGGAGAGGGACGGGAGGCCGGCGCCCGTGACGGCGGTGCGGGACAGCTCCAGCTCGCGCAGGGACGTGAGACCTTGCAGATGTCGCAGCGCCGCGTTGTCGGTGCGGGTGTCATCGAGGTGGAGGGCTTCCAGGCGGGTGAGTCCCGCGACGTGGCGGAGCCCCGGCCCGCGGACGCGGGTCCTGCTGAGCACCAGGGCCCGCAGGGCCTTCAGGTCCACGAGGTGGGCCAGCCCCACGTCCGTCACCCGGGTGCTGCCCAGGTGGAGGGCTTCCATCGCGCGCAGCTCGGAGACGTGGACGAGGCCCGTGTCCGAGACACTCGTGCGAGCCAGGCCCAGCCACGTCAGGTCCGGCAGGCCGCGCAGCGCGCGCAGCCCCGCGTCCGTCACCCGGGTGCCGCTCACGATGAGCGTCCGCAGCCGGGCCCCGGGGAGGGCCGCGAGCACGGTGTCATCCACCGTCGTGTCGGAGAGGTCCAGCCACTCCAGCTCCGCCTGTGCCGCGAGCAGTGCCTGTGCGCCAGGACTCACGGCGGTGCCCGCGAGTGTGAGCCGGCGCAGCGTGGTGAGGCCGGCCAGGGAAGCCAGGCCCGCGTCGGAGACGGCCGTCTCGCTCAGCTCCAGGACCGCCAGGCGCGCCATGCCCCGGAGGTGCGTGAGCCCTGCGTCGCTCACGCGCGTGCCGTCGAGGTGCAGCGCCTCCAGTCCGGTCGCGCCCGTGAGCGCGGCGAGGTGTGCGTTCCCGAAGTCGGTGCCAGTCACATGGAGCGAGCGGAGGCTCGTGCCCTCCACCAGCATCGAGAGCAGCGCAGGCGCGGGAAGGCCCACGTCCGCGAAGGAGAGCCCGGGAACCCGGTGGTCGCGCAGCACCGCGGCCACGGCGCGCGCGGCGTCCTCCGTCTTCACCGGCTCCAGCGGCTCCGCGTACCACTCACCCTCGGTGGGGGGCTGGGAGCCGGACTCCTGCACCGGCAGCAGGCCCGCCTCGGAAGGCGTCCCATCCGGCAGGCGCCGATACACCCGGAGCAGGGGGCGTGGCGGCTCCACGGCCGGGGCGGGCGGGGGTGGTGGCGGGACGTGGACCGTGGCGCAGCCCGCCACGAGCAACAGCAGCCCCACGCACCACGACAGCCCACTCCTCATGCACGCACCTCTTCACGGTCAGGTGCCGTGAGCCAAGTGCGCTTCCTGGAGGCAGGTCAACGGCAAACTCGCCGCGGACCTGCCTCGAGAGCCCGGGAGCTCAGGGGGGCGCCACCGCGCACAGCCCGCTGTCAGCGCACTCCAGCCCGTGCGCGCAGTCCACGTCCTGGGTGCAGCGCGTTCCCTCCAGGCAGTCCTGGCCCGCGCCGCCGGACATGTTCTCCACCGCGAAGCGCGGGCTCTGAACGCCCTCGACGATGGTCTGGTTGCCGTGCGAGCCGTTCAGGTCGTTGACGAGCTCCACCGTTCTCGAACCTGCCGTGGCCGTGGCGGTGATGTCGAGGTTGGGGGCGCTCAGGACGGCTGTGGCGATGGCCTGGGCCACCTGCGACTCCGTGCTGCTGGTGCCGATGGCGACGCGGATGTGGGCCGGATTGTGGTTGGTTCCCCTGTCGAGCTCGAACACCGTGAAGGAGTTGATGCCGTCGGAGATGAAGAAGACCTCTCCGTCCCGGATTTCCGAACTGGCCACCGCGCGGATGCGGCCCCGGGCGGGGGCCAGCTGGGTGCGCGAGCAGGTGAGGCTGCAGGCGCCGCAGGCATCGGCGTTGCCGTCGTCGCACGCCTCGCCGCCATTCAGCTCGCCGTCGCCGCAGTGTGGCCCGGTGAGCGCCAGCGTGTC is from Pyxidicoccus xibeiensis and encodes:
- a CDS encoding leucine-rich repeat domain-containing protein, translating into MRSGLSWCVGLLLLVAGCATVHVPPPPPPAPAVEPPRPLLRVYRRLPDGTPSEAGLLPVQESGSQPPTEGEWYAEPLEPVKTEDAARAVAAVLRDHRVPGLSFADVGLPAPALLSMLVEGTSLRSLHVTGTDFGNAHLAALTGATGLEALHLDGTRVSDAGLTHLRGMARLAVLELSETAVSDAGLASLAGLTTLRRLTLAGTAVSPGAQALLAAQAELEWLDLSDTTVDDTVLAALPGARLRTLIVSGTRVTDAGLRALRGLPDLTWLGLARTSVSDTGLVHVSELRAMEALHLGSTRVTDVGLAHLVDLKALRALVLSRTRVRGPGLRHVAGLTRLEALHLDDTRTDNAALRHLQGLTSLRELELSRTAVTGAGLPSLSDLGVLEVLGLSGLQVEDAALVVLAPLQQLSRLDLGATPIGVDALKHLGPRPALRHLDLSRTGFSDEWVPALQAFPHLQSLRAARTLLTDLGLGRLAALPELEAIHVSGTPISGSGLPALQGLARLTTLDLGATWLSDGEAKALQDLAKLTWLSLAGTKLGDPVLPHLPGSLRTLYLTRTKVTDAGLTALHRLLSLRELDLRGTATTDAARDALARERGIRFVSSP